A window of Mycolicibacterium madagascariense genomic DNA:
AAGGGCGTGGCCATGCCGCTGCGGCTGACCAGCCCGGCGCCGTGCACCAATTGCCATGGCAGCGGGGCGCGTCCGGGCACCAGTCCCAAGGTGTGCCCGAACTGCAACGGCGCCGGCGTGATCAATCGCAACCAGGGGGCCTTCGGGTTCTCCGAGCCGTGCACGGAGTGCCGGGGCAGCGGTTCGATCATCGAGGAGCCGTGCGAGGAGTGCCACGGCACCGGCGTGACGACCAGGACCCGCACCATCAACGTGCGCATCCCCCCGGGAGTCGAAGACGGCCAACGCATTCGGCTCGCTGGCCAGGGTGAGGCCGGTCTGCGGGGCGCCCCGTCGGGCGACCTGTTCGTGACCGTGCACGTGCGGCCGGACAAGGTGTTCGGCCGGATGAACGATGACCTCACCGTGACGGTGCCCGTCAGCTTCCACGAATTGGCGCTCGGCACCACGCTTTCGGTGCCCACCCTGGAGGGCAAGGTCGGCGTCCGGGTGCCGAAGGGCACCTCGGACGGTCGCATCCTGCGGGTGCGCGGACGCGGGGTGCCCAAGCGCGGCGGCGGGCATGGCGACCTCCTGGTCACCGTCAAGGTCGCGGTGCCGCCCAACCTCGAGGGGGAGGCGGCCGAGGCGCTGGAAGCCTACGCGAAGGCCGAGCGGGCCAGCGGGTTCGATCCGCGGGCCGGATGGGCAGGTGCGTGATGGCCAATCGGAAGGCCGACGACGCGCGCACCTTCCTGATCTCGGTGGCCGCCGAGCTGGCGGGCATGCACGCCCAGACGCTGCGGACCTATGACCGGCTCGGGCTGGTCAGTCCGCAGCGCAGCTCGGGCGGCGGGCGCCGGTACTCCCAGCACGACGTCGACCTGCTCCGCGAGGTGCAGCGGCTGTCGCAGGACGAGGGCGTCAACCTCGCGGGCATCAAGCGGATCATCGAGCTGACCAATCAGGTCGAGGCCCTGCAGTCGCGGGTGCGCGAGATGGCCGAGGAGCTGGATCGGTTGCGCGCGAACCAGCGTCGCGACCTGGCGGTCGTGCCGAAGAGCACGGCGCTGGTCGTCTGGCAGCCGCGCGGCAAGCGCTAGCTCACCGCTCGAGACTGATCCTCGCGACGCTCGACCCCGGTCCGGCGTCCTGAGATTCAGTGTCGCGAGACCGAGATCGTGAAGGCGGTCTTCTCGGGCTTGCCCGCGTTGGCGAACCGGTAACCGCCGCGGCGCAGCGAGTCGGTGGGAGCCGTCATGGGCTCGATGCCGACGACGTCGTCGTTGCCGGGAGCGAAGAGCTGGGCGGCGGGGTACCCCTTGACGTAGGTCACCTCGATCCGTCGGCCACCGCCCGACAGCGCGAACACCGCGCCCTCGGGCACCTGGTCGAAGCCGTCGTCATAGTGCGTGTCTCCCAACGCATCCGACGTCGCGGCCCACTCCTCGTGCGCACCCGTCGGGAGCCCCCAGTTGTCCACCAGCACGTGGCGCATGGCGGGCGTCTCGAGCACCCACTGCGCGCGCGGCACGCCCGGCACCTGAAGGTAGGGGTGGTAGCCGTAACACAGTGGCACCGAGGCGGCGGTCGTCGGCATCACGGTGGTCTCGACCGTCAGGGTGCGGTCCTGCAGCGACACCCGCTGGGTCAGCACGTGCGGGAACGGGAACGACGCGAGCAGTCGCGGGGTGCCGCCGAAGTCGAGCACGGCCGTCAGGGAACTCTCCGACCGCTCGGTGACGAGCCAACCCGGGTAGGCCGCGAGCACGCCATGCAGCGGCACCCCGTGCTCGTCGGTCCGCACGCCACCGGTGCCGGGCGTCAGCGTCACGACCGCACCGTTGATCCCATACTTGCTGGCGCTCAAGCGATTTGCCCACGGGTACAGGATCGGGATGCCCATCGTCTTGCCCGCAGTGATGTAGGCGTCCAGGCCGCGCCGCTGGCCGAGGAATTCGTCGTCACCGTCGGCGAACGACGTGACCACCATGCCCGCCTGCGGTACGACGGTCGCCGTCATGGACGAGGACGGGTCCTGCAGCGTGTAGGCGTCAAACTCCGACATGGCGCGATTCTGTCACGTTCAGCCGGCGAGCGGATCGTGCTGGATGCCGTGCGGGTCGGCCCCCTTGGCGACGAGCGCGGCCTTCGTCGCCGCCACCATCCGTGGGCCACCGCAGATCAGGATCTGCCGGTCACCCCAGCCGCCGTAGCGCGTCACCACGTCGGGCAGCAGTCCGGTCTGTCGGACGTGCAACCCCCGTGGCGGGTCGACGGCGGGATAGTCGCCGGCCCACGGTGGGTTGGTGGAGTACTCCGACACCGGGGTCACCGACAGCCACGGATGCTGGGAGGCGACCTGCCACAGCGTCCTGAGGTCGTAGAGATCGCACGGGTACCGCGCCCCGAAGAACAGGTGCACCCGCGGATTCACGCCAAACCGACTGAGGTCCAAGATGATCGAACGCAACGGCGCCAATCCGGTGCTGCCCGCGACCATCAATACGTCCCCACCGCCGCGGTCCACGTGCAGCGCGCCGTGGGGGTTGGACAGCCGCCACCGGTCGCCGACCGCGGTCTCCCCGACGATCGCGGTGCTGACCGTACCGCCGGGCACCGAGCGCACGTGGAACTCGATGCCGCCGTCGGGGTCGGCGGGGATCGACGGGCTCAGGCAGCGCCAGCGCCGCGGCCACTGTGGCACCTGCACGGTGACGTACTGGCCGGCGTGGAAGGGCAGTGGCTCGTCGAGCCGCAGCCGGATGACCGAGACGTCGCGGGTCACCCGGTGGTGCTCGACGACCGTGCCGTCGCGGAAGGGTGGGCCCTGCTCGGCGTCGGCCGCGCCCCTCATGATGCCGACGATCAGGCTGATGGCCGCGTCGGCGGTGTCGGCGAGACGGTCGTCCCACCGGTCGATCAGCTGGCTTCGCAGCGTCGTCGTCAGCGCATCCTGCAGGCTGTCGTAATGTGCTTGTGTCACACCGTATTTGCGATGATCGCGGCCCAGCTGGGCGAGGAACGCGACGGGCTCCTCGGCCCGCTGCTCGATGATCTCGCCGAGCAGCCAGGTCATCGCTCGCGCGAACACCGTGCGCTGGCGGTCCATGTCGGGCGGGAAGAGATCTCCGACCGATCGGTCGACGGCGAACCAGCGGGTGTAGAAGCGACGCACGAACTCCTCGGAATCGAGAGCGGTGCGCAGTGTCCTCAGCGCGTCACCGTCGTCGAGTCCCACGCCTTCGGAGTGTAAGTCACATGCCGTGCAGGCCCTTGTACAGAACGAGAGCGCCGAGGACGACGAGGATCGCCGCGACGAGCGTCGCGTGCTGCGCCTCCATCCAGTCCTTCACGCGGGCGAGCGTCGGGTCGAGACGATCCCCGGACACCGCGTACGCGACGATCGGCAGCACGACGCTGAAACCCGCGATCACCACGTAGTAGAGCACGCCGAGTTCGGCGCCCAGCCGATCCAGGCCCTCGGTGCCGATCGCCAAACCCGCTGCGGCACACATGAACAGCACCTTGGGATTGACGACCACCAGGACGAGCGCGGTGACGGCGGCGCGCGGCGGCGTGATCGAGGCGAAGCTGCTCATCCACTTCGGCGAGTGCTCGGAGCTCTTCCGGGTGAGCCACTTGTAGAGGCCGAAGGTGATCAGCAGCGCGCCCGCGACGACGCGGGCCCACGACGCCCACGGCGGTGGTGGCCGGTCCAGCCCGCCGCCCACGAGGCTGGACACCTCGACGAAGAGCTGCGTGACCACGGCCAGTCCGACGATCCACCCGAGGAGGAAGGCCAGGCTCGTCGGCCGGGGCCGTGGCGATTGCAGCACCAGCACCGCTGGGATGATCGACAGCGGGGACAGGGCGACCACCAGCGCCAGGGGGATCAGTTCGGCCAGCATCGGGGTCAACCTAGCAAGCCCGAGGCGCCGAGAGGGCCGTCATCGTCGCGACGCCACGACCCCTGGCGTCCGGCTCGGCGAAATTGGTCAGACTTGAGCGGAACAGACTCAACCTTGACTGCGTTGGACCAAGCGAGAAACATTTTCCCTGCTTCACAACCCCAGAAAGGTTAGGTGTCGTGGACTCGTTCAACCCGACCACGAAGACCCAGGCGGCGCTGACCTCGGCGCTGCAGGCGGCCACCGCCGCCGGCAACCCGGAGATCCGGCCCGCCCACCTGTTGATGGCACTGCTCACCCAGAACGAAGGGATCGCGGCGCCCCTCCTCGAAGCCGTCGGTGTCGATCCATCGATCATCCGCACCGAGGCAGCGAGCCTGCTCGACCGACTGCCCAAGGTCAGCGGCGCCAACTCGACGCCGAACCTGTCGCGCGAGTCGCTCGCGGCGATCACCGCGGCCCAGCAGCTGGCCACCGAGATGGACGACGAATACGTCTCCACCGAACACCTCCTCGTTGGCCTCGCGACCGGTGACTCCGACGTCGCCAAGCTCCTCACGGGCCACGGCGCGTCACCGCAGGCGCTGCGCGAGGCGTTCGTCAAGGTCCGTGGCAGCGCCCGCGTCACCAGCCCCGACCCCGAGGGTTCCTACCAGGCGCTGGAGAAGTACTCCACCGACCTGACCGCGGCCGCCCGCGAGGGCAAGCTCGACCCAGTCATCGGGCGCGACAACGAGATTCGTCGCGTCGTGCAGGTGTTGAGCCGTCGCACGAAGAACAACCCGGTGCTCATCGGCGAGCCGGGCGTCGGCAAGACCGCCATCGTCGAGGGCCTTGCCCAGCGCATCATCGAGGGCGACGTGCCCGAGAGTCTGCGCGACAAGACCGTCGTCTCCCTCGACCTCGGTTCGATGGTCGCGGGCGCCAAGTACCGCGGCGAGTTCGAGGAGCGCCTCAAGGCCGTCCTCGACGACATCAAGAATTCCGCCGGACAGGTCATCACGTTCATCGACGAGCTGCACACCATCGTGGGGGCTGGTGCGACCGGTGAGTCCGCGATGGACGCCGGCAACATGATCAAGCCGATGCTGGCCCGCGGCGAGCTGCGCATGGTCGGCGCCACCACGCTCGAGGAGTACCGCAAGTACATCGAGAAGGACGCCGCGCTGGAGCGTCGCTTCCAGCAGGTGCTGGTGGGCGAGCCGTCGGTCGAGGACACCGTCGGCATCCTGCGCGGGCTCAAGGACCGCTACGAGGTGCACCACGGCGTGCGCATCACCGACTCGGCCCTGGTGGCCGCGGCGACGATGTCCGACCGCTACATCACCAGCCGCTTCCTGCCCGACAAGGCCATCGACCTCGTCGACGAGGCCGCCTCGCGCCTGCGCATGGAGATCGACTCGCGGCCGGTGGAGATCGACGAGGTCGAGCGCGTCGTGCGCCGCCTCGAGATCGAGGAGATGGCGCTGGCCAAGGAGTCCGACGACGCGTCGAAGGACCGCCTCGACAAGCTGCGCGGCGAACTGGCCGACTACAAGGAGAAGCTCTCGGAGCTGACCACGCGCTGGCAGAACGAGAAGGGCGCGATCGACGTCGTCCGCGAACTGAAGGAGCAGCTCGACACGCTGCGCGGTGAGTCCGAGCGCGCCGAGCGCGACGGTGACCTCGCCAAGGCCGCCGAGCTGCGCTACGGCCGCATCCCGGAGATCGAGAAGAAGCTCGACGCCGCGTTGCCGACCGCGCAGGCCCAGACCGACGTCATGCTCAAGGAGGAGGTCGGGCCCGACGACATCGCCGACGTCGTGGCGGCGTGGACCGGCATCCCCGCCGGCCGGTTGCTGGAGGGCGAGACCGCGAAGCTGCTGCGCATGGAGGACGAGCTCGGCAAGCGCGTGGTCGGGCAGACGAAGGCCGTACAGGCCGTCAGCGATGCGGTGCGCCGCGCCAGGGCCGGCGTCGCCGACCCCAACCGGCCGACCGGATCGTTCCTCTTCCTCGGTCCGACGGGCGTCGGCAAGACCGAGCTGGCCAAGGCGCTGGCGGACTTCCTGTTCGACGACGAGCGGGCGATGGTCCGCATCGACATGAGCGAATACGGCGAGAAGCACTCCGTCGCGCGGCTCGTCGGTGCGCCTCCCGGTTACATCGGCTACGACCAGGGCGGTCAGCTGACCGAGGCGGTACGGCGGCGGCCCTACACCGTCGTGCTGTTCGACGAGGTCGAGAAGGCCCACCCGGACGTGTTCGACGTGCTGCTCGCGGTGCTCGACGAGGGCCGGTTGACCGACGGCCAGGGCCGCACGGTCGACTTCCGCAACACCATCCTCATCCTGACGTCGAACCTCGGTGCCGGCGGCAGCGAGGAGCAGGTGATGGCGGCGGTGCGCGCGGCGTTCAAGCCCGAGTTCATCAACCGCCTCGACGACGTGCTGATCTTCGATTCGCTCAAGCCCGACGAGCTGGTGCGCATCGTCGACATCCAGCTGCAGCAGCTGCAGCGGCGGCTCGCTCAGCGCCGGTTGCAGCTCGAGGTGTCGCTACCCGCCAAGCAGTGGCTGGCCGACCGCGGCTTCGACCCGCTCTACGGGGCGCGTCCGCTGCGCAGGCTGGTTCAGCAGGCCATCGGCGACCAGCTCGCCAAGCTGTTGCTCGCGGGCGACGTGCACGACGGCGACGTAGTGCCGGTCAACGTCAGCCCCGACGGCGAGACGCTGATCCTGGGCTGACCTGCTCCGCCGAGCAGACGTAAAGGGCCCTCAATGTGCCTGATTGAGGGCCCTTTGCGTCTGTTCGCGGGGCTAGAAGGCGGTGCTCGGGACGTCGGTCTCCGAGCCGAGGACGGCCGCCACGATGCGCTCGGCGACGGCATCGGGGTCCAGTCCGGTCGGTAGCTTGGGCGCCTCGCCCGCGATCGCGCGGCCCGCGAGACC
This region includes:
- a CDS encoding FAD-binding oxidoreductase, yielding MGLDDGDALRTLRTALDSEEFVRRFYTRWFAVDRSVGDLFPPDMDRQRTVFARAMTWLLGEIIEQRAEEPVAFLAQLGRDHRKYGVTQAHYDSLQDALTTTLRSQLIDRWDDRLADTADAAISLIVGIMRGAADAEQGPPFRDGTVVEHHRVTRDVSVIRLRLDEPLPFHAGQYVTVQVPQWPRRWRCLSPSIPADPDGGIEFHVRSVPGGTVSTAIVGETAVGDRWRLSNPHGALHVDRGGGDVLMVAGSTGLAPLRSIILDLSRFGVNPRVHLFFGARYPCDLYDLRTLWQVASQHPWLSVTPVSEYSTNPPWAGDYPAVDPPRGLHVRQTGLLPDVVTRYGGWGDRQILICGGPRMVAATKAALVAKGADPHGIQHDPLAG
- a CDS encoding GAP family protein, with the protein product MLAELIPLALVVALSPLSIIPAVLVLQSPRPRPTSLAFLLGWIVGLAVVTQLFVEVSSLVGGGLDRPPPPWASWARVVAGALLITFGLYKWLTRKSSEHSPKWMSSFASITPPRAAVTALVLVVVNPKVLFMCAAAGLAIGTEGLDRLGAELGVLYYVVIAGFSVVLPIVAYAVSGDRLDPTLARVKDWMEAQHATLVAAILVVLGALVLYKGLHGM
- a CDS encoding aldose 1-epimerase, yielding MSEFDAYTLQDPSSSMTATVVPQAGMVVTSFADGDDEFLGQRRGLDAYITAGKTMGIPILYPWANRLSASKYGINGAVVTLTPGTGGVRTDEHGVPLHGVLAAYPGWLVTERSESSLTAVLDFGGTPRLLASFPFPHVLTQRVSLQDRTLTVETTVMPTTAASVPLCYGYHPYLQVPGVPRAQWVLETPAMRHVLVDNWGLPTGAHEEWAATSDALGDTHYDDGFDQVPEGAVFALSGGGRRIEVTYVKGYPAAQLFAPGNDDVVGIEPMTAPTDSLRRGGYRFANAGKPEKTAFTISVSRH
- a CDS encoding heat shock protein transcriptional repressor HspR — protein: MMANRKADDARTFLISVAAELAGMHAQTLRTYDRLGLVSPQRSSGGGRRYSQHDVDLLREVQRLSQDEGVNLAGIKRIIELTNQVEALQSRVREMAEELDRLRANQRRDLAVVPKSTALVVWQPRGKR
- the dnaJ gene encoding molecular chaperone DnaJ, with the translated sequence MVQREWVEKDFYKELGVSSDASEDEIKRVARKLMAENHPDRNPNNPAAEERYKAVGEAKDVLTDKTKRAEYDETRRLFANGGGRRFNGGGGGNFGGFGGDGVEFNLGDLFDAAPQTGGANIGDLFGGLFGRGAQQPRPSRPRRGNDLETETELSFLEATKGVAMPLRLTSPAPCTNCHGSGARPGTSPKVCPNCNGAGVINRNQGAFGFSEPCTECRGSGSIIEEPCEECHGTGVTTRTRTINVRIPPGVEDGQRIRLAGQGEAGLRGAPSGDLFVTVHVRPDKVFGRMNDDLTVTVPVSFHELALGTTLSVPTLEGKVGVRVPKGTSDGRILRVRGRGVPKRGGGHGDLLVTVKVAVPPNLEGEAAEALEAYAKAERASGFDPRAGWAGA
- the clpB gene encoding ATP-dependent chaperone ClpB gives rise to the protein MDSFNPTTKTQAALTSALQAATAAGNPEIRPAHLLMALLTQNEGIAAPLLEAVGVDPSIIRTEAASLLDRLPKVSGANSTPNLSRESLAAITAAQQLATEMDDEYVSTEHLLVGLATGDSDVAKLLTGHGASPQALREAFVKVRGSARVTSPDPEGSYQALEKYSTDLTAAAREGKLDPVIGRDNEIRRVVQVLSRRTKNNPVLIGEPGVGKTAIVEGLAQRIIEGDVPESLRDKTVVSLDLGSMVAGAKYRGEFEERLKAVLDDIKNSAGQVITFIDELHTIVGAGATGESAMDAGNMIKPMLARGELRMVGATTLEEYRKYIEKDAALERRFQQVLVGEPSVEDTVGILRGLKDRYEVHHGVRITDSALVAAATMSDRYITSRFLPDKAIDLVDEAASRLRMEIDSRPVEIDEVERVVRRLEIEEMALAKESDDASKDRLDKLRGELADYKEKLSELTTRWQNEKGAIDVVRELKEQLDTLRGESERAERDGDLAKAAELRYGRIPEIEKKLDAALPTAQAQTDVMLKEEVGPDDIADVVAAWTGIPAGRLLEGETAKLLRMEDELGKRVVGQTKAVQAVSDAVRRARAGVADPNRPTGSFLFLGPTGVGKTELAKALADFLFDDERAMVRIDMSEYGEKHSVARLVGAPPGYIGYDQGGQLTEAVRRRPYTVVLFDEVEKAHPDVFDVLLAVLDEGRLTDGQGRTVDFRNTILILTSNLGAGGSEEQVMAAVRAAFKPEFINRLDDVLIFDSLKPDELVRIVDIQLQQLQRRLAQRRLQLEVSLPAKQWLADRGFDPLYGARPLRRLVQQAIGDQLAKLLLAGDVHDGDVVPVNVSPDGETLILG